One Pseudomonas sp. FP1742 genomic window carries:
- a CDS encoding putative quinol monooxygenase, with translation MSNQVFNTVKVQAAAGRSDELGKQLQKIVDTLRELPGCDSYMVDRCPEDDTRWTVSARWQSEAAMQAHFNRPEVQGFIGLIDSRLANAVDFNSFPIV, from the coding sequence ATGTCCAACCAAGTGTTCAACACCGTAAAGGTACAGGCTGCCGCCGGTCGCTCGGACGAACTGGGCAAACAACTGCAAAAGATTGTCGACACCCTGCGCGAACTGCCGGGTTGTGATTCCTATATGGTCGACCGTTGCCCCGAGGACGACACCCGCTGGACGGTCAGCGCCCGCTGGCAATCGGAAGCAGCCATGCAAGCGCATTTCAACCGCCCCGAAGTGCAAGGTTTTATCGGCTTGATCGACAGTCGACTGGCCAATGCCGTCGACTTCAACAGCTTTCCAATCGTTTGA